A genomic region of Homalodisca vitripennis isolate AUS2020 chromosome 5, UT_GWSS_2.1, whole genome shotgun sequence contains the following coding sequences:
- the LOC124363659 gene encoding putative gustatory receptor 28b yields MDLQTLFYNFEIGKAVHRLSGQILALPLIYRGIHSDLHLVMYVFSPILLHTLQLVGLWPVSLARLPLRGEIARHSNLWLFYSAFLMVVIAVVLCGWVYELFFNTEVPEQRRYTTTTSLIMAVSSALSTFLGALVCLSVALLRSSKKILLLERLREIDFQLHRNAPSHNTRVVSYLALVYCCIMVIYDVIEHFNYISIYAISVAFKIVLICGLVELMELVLSVKDRFQLINQRVEELVMRSRTKQLLWTVTLPCVEAFSNPRVMSLTIPGLSETHWSLCCIVYDINVVYGCQMVALMVFIFAHLVFYPYFLFLLFSMDYNKFLYAILIGNWILLYVGELYFLVWPCAQAVAELENFAQQLFHRDVEFSACGLFNLHTSIIVSVASAVTTYLAIIIQFQTSSVGENSTSITTDVSVKVS; encoded by the exons ATGGACTTGCAAACACTCTTCTACAATTTCGAGATTGGTAAAGCTGTACACAGACTAAGTGGACAAATACTTGCCTTGCCATTGATCTATCGAGGAATACACAGTGACCTGCACCTAGTCATGTACGTGTTCTCACCTATACTCCTTCATACTCTACAGTTGGTAGGCCTGTGGCCTGTCTCCCTGGCTAGGTTACCCCTCAGAGGAGAGATCGCCCGACACTCTAACCTCTGGTTATTCTACTCTGCCTTTCTTATGGTTGTTATTGCGGTTGTCCTTTGTGGCTGGGTCTACGAGTTGTTCTTCAATACAGAG GTTCCAGAACAAAGACGCTACACGACGACGACTTCACTGATTATGGCGGTCTCCAGTGCTCTCTCGACTTTCCTGGGAGCCCTCGTGTGTCTTTCTGTAGCCTTGCTCAG GTCTTCCAAGAAGATTCTACTCCTGGAGCGACTGAGGGAAATAGATTTCCAACTCCATAGAAACGCTCCATCACACAACACACGAGTTGTCTCATATTTGGCTCTTGTATACTGCTGCATCATGGTCATCTATGATGTAATAGAACACTTCAATTACATATCGATATATGCTATATCTGTGGCCTTTAAG ATAGTGCTAATATGTGGGCTGGTAGAACTGATGGAGTTGGTACTCAGTGTAAAGGACAGGTTCCAGCTAATCAATCAACGAGTGGAAGAATTGGTGATGAGGTCTCGGACGAAGCAACTCTTGTGGACTGTTACACTCCCTTGTGTTGAGGCATTTTCTA ATCCCCGAGTGATGTCGCTGACTATACCAGGCCTCAGTGAGACACACTGGAGTCTGTGCTGTATAGTCTATGATATAAACGTTGTCTACGGCTGTCAAATGGTGGCTCTGATGGTGTTCATATTCGCTCATCTTGTATTCTACCCGTACTTCTTATTCCTTCTCTTCTCTATGGACTATAACAAATTTCTCTATGCCATTCTTATTGGCAACTGGATATTGTTATATGTGGGTGAACTTTACTTCTTGGTGTGGCCTTGTGCACAGGCTGTGGCAGAG cTGGAAAACTTCGCCCAGCAACTGTTCCACAGAGATGTCGAGTTCTCCGCTTGTGGTCTGTTCAACCTTCACACGTCCATCATTGTGTCT GTAGCCAGCGCGGTTACTACCTACTTGGCCATCATCATACAGTTCCAAACTTCTAGTGTTGGGGAGAACTCTACCTCTATAACAACTGATGTTAGTGTTAAAGTTTCTTAG